A part of Podarcis muralis chromosome 13, rPodMur119.hap1.1, whole genome shotgun sequence genomic DNA contains:
- the LOC114583490 gene encoding olfactory receptor 6C74-like encodes MRNNTMVREFTLWGFTDSRRIEISLFTLLLGMYFLTIMWNTVIITITLVNQQLKIPMYFFLRHFAVLEIGFTSTVLPKALGNMANGQQTISLPGCFLQVYLYLSVGTTEFLMLSVMSIDRYVAICNPLRYSTIMNHRTCSLLVLCSWAGGFLLMMAPAITLFQLSFCGPHAIDHFFCDIEPLIKLACGDTSLLELIFLLSAILCLLGTLAINIVSYTIIIFTILCIPSTTRRQKAFSTCASHIIVISITYGSCIVMYIKPRGTGDLAYTKGVALLNTVVSPLLNPFVYCLRNKQFQDALKAGFKALVGFSRTRE; translated from the coding sequence ATGAGGAACAACACCATGGTGAGAGAATTCACACTTTGGGGATTTACAGACAGCCGACGAATTGAAATTTCCCTTTTTACCCTCCTGCTTGGCATGTACTTTTTGACAATAATGTGGAACACTGTGATTATCACAATCACACTTGTGAATCAACAGCTCAAAATCCCGATGTACTTCTTCCTAAGACACTTTGCAGTCTTGGAGATTGGATTTACCAGCACTGTCCTTCCGAAAGCATTGGGcaatatggccaatggccaaCAGACTATCTCTCTACCTGGTTGCTTCCTACAGGTGTATTTATACCTGAGTGTGGGAACCACAGAGTTCCTTATGCTATCAGTCATGTCCATTGACAGATATGTGGCGATCTGCAACCCTCTTCGCTACTCAACCATAATGAATCATCGAACTTGCTCATTGCTGGTGCTCTGCTCTTGGGCTGGAGGATTTTTGCTCATGATGGCTCCTGCAATTACATTATTTCAATTGTCCTTTTGTGGCCCACATGCTATAGATCATTTTTTCTGTGACATTGAACCACTGATTAAACTTGCATGCGGGGACACAAGTCTCCTGGAACTCATATTTCTCCTCAGTGCTATACTCTGTCTCCTTGGCACCTTGGCCATAAATATTGTCTCATATACCATTATTATTTTCACCATTTTGTGCATCCCATCAACCACAAGGAGGCAGAAGGCCTTTTCCACTTGTGCTTCTCACATCATAGTGATCTCAATCACTTACGGCAGCTGCATTGTCATGTACATTAAACCCAGAGGCACAGGTGATTTAGCATATACCAAAGGGGTGGCTCTTCTTAACACTGTTGTATCTCCTCTTCTGAATCCCTTTGTTTACTGCCTGAGGAACAAACAGTTCCAGGATGCCCTGAAGGCTGGATTTAAGGCACTTGTTGGGTTTTCTAGGACAAGGGAATAG
- the LOC114583491 gene encoding olfactory receptor 6C74-like — MWNHSMVREFVLSGFTDNRRVEILLFTFIFSTYLLTITGNAAIVIITWLNHQLNTPMYFFLRHFAFMEIGFTTSIIPKTLASMAAGQKTISLPGCFTQTFLYFAFGATEFLLLAVMSIDRYMAICKPLHYSTMMNARVCKLLVVCSWVGGLLFTMVPTAVLFQMPYCGPNTINHFFCDSGPLMKLACANTSLLELRFLLIAALCLLGTLTINIVSYVNIVLTILRIPSTTGRQKAFSTCASHITVVSITYGSCIFIYIKPKGVGTLDFSKGVAVLNTIVSPLLNPFIYCLRNRQVQDALKAGFRQCVGFH; from the coding sequence ATGTGGAACCACAGCATGGTGAGAGAATTCGTACTTTCGGGCTTTACAGACAACCGAAGAGTTGAAATCTTGCTTTTTACCTTCATATTTAGCACGTACCTTTTGACAATAACGGGGAACGCTGCAATTGTTATAATCACTTGGCTGAATCACCAGCTCAACACCCCAATGTATTTCTTCCTCCGACACTTTGCCTTCATGGAAATTGGATTCACCACCTCTATCATTCCTAAAACATTGGCCAGCATGGCCGCTGGCCAGAAAACCATCTCTCTACCTGGTTGCTTCACACAGACCTTTTTGTACTTTGCGTTTGGAGCCACAGAGTTCCTTCTTTTGGCAGTCATGTCCATTGACAGGTACATGGCCATATGCAAACCCCTTCACTACTCCACCATGATGAATGCTCGGGTCTGCAAACTGCTGGTGGTCTGCTCCTGGGTTGGGGGGTTGCTGTTTACTATGGTCCCAACAGCCGTGCTGTTTCAGATGCCCTATTGTGGCCCAAACACCATCAATCATTTTTTCTGTGACAGTGGACCACTGATGAAGCTTGCGTGTGCAAACACGAGCCTCCTGGAACTCAGATTTCTTCTCATCGCTGCACTCTGTCTCCTTGGGACCTTGACCATAAACATTGTTTCCTACGTCAACATTGTCCTCACGATCCTGCGCATCCCTTCGACCACTGGGAGGCAGAAAGCTTTCTCCACCTGCGCTTCTCACATCACCGTGGTCTCCATCACTTATGGTAGTTGCATTTTCATTTACATAAAACCAAAAGGTGTTGGTACTTTGGACTTCAGCAAAGGGGTGGCTGTTCTTAACACGATTGTGTCCCCTCTTCTGAATCCATTCATTTACTGCCTGAGAAATAGACAGGTCCAGGATGCGCTGAAAGCTGGATTTAGACAGTGTGTTGGGTTTCATTAG